Genomic segment of Panicum virgatum strain AP13 chromosome 9N, P.virgatum_v5, whole genome shotgun sequence:
TGCCATGTACCTGTTTCATGTACCTGAATCTTGTAATATTCATGTGACTTATTTGATATTGTTGTTATGTTGTTTGATATGCTAAAAGTACATGGACACTATCGGTTGCATTATTCGATATTGTTGTTACGTTATTTTGTTTGCTGATGTAGCAATGAGCTTTGTTACGTTGCCATATGACTAATATCTTTGTTGTCAATATTGCAGGCTTCAAGTACAGCTGACAATGCGGATTTCCTCGGAGTTGGTGGATCGGCTGCAGCTGCACAAGCTGCGGCTCACTTACAAACAGGTGCAGGGGAACCAAGTTGTGTGGTTCAGGGTGACACAGCAGATTCAGGTGGTTCAGATGCAGTGGAGGTAGCACTTGCTGATTTGTTTGGCAGGGACCACGAAGTAATTCCGGCTGTCAAGGCCGCACTTGCGctacggaggaggaagaggcaaCTGCTGAAGAAGGCTATTCTACTAGGTTTGTACTACAACACTTATCTCAACAAGAATCCATATAGTATAGCCAAGGAATCTGGAATTGAGTGTGCAATGAAAGAAGTTGCTATAACATGTTTAGAATGAATCCTCATGTGTTTGAGATGCTTCATGATCTTTTGGTGCAATCATATGGGTTGAAGTCAACAAGTAGGATGTCATCTAGAGAGGCTTTAGGCATATTCCTGTGGATGGTTGGGCCCCCTGAATCTGTGAGGCAAGTTGAGGATAAGTTTACCGGATCAATGGAGACAATAAGCCGAAAATTCAGTCATGTGTTAGATTGTGTGTGTAACCTAGCCAAAGACATCATAAGACCAAAGGATCCTTCTTACAGTTCACTGCATCCAAAGTTAGCTAACAAGTTTTCTCCATTGTTCAACAGTGTAATTGGAGCCCATAGATGGAACACAGATCAAAGTCATTGTGCGTGGGGAGAAGCAGGGGCCTTATTTCAATAGGAAGAGCGACAAGACTCAGAATGTGCTGGCCATATGTGACTTTGACAGGAGGTTCACATTTGTTGCTGCTGGGATTCCTGGATCGGCACATGATTGGGCTGTTCTAAGAGAGGCCATGGAGAGGTACGGGGAGCACTTTCCACATCCTCCTGCAGGTACGTAGCACTTTGATATTGATATTGTGAATTATGCAATGTTTGTTGCCTTGTTATATACGTGATGCACCGTTGTTGCAGGCAAGTTTTACCTTGTGGACGCGGGGTGCCCAAACTGTCCCGGATTTCTGGCATCAAACCCTATGGAAAGTCGGGCCTCGGCCTAGAGGTACAAAACAATTTTTTAACAGAGCACATTTGTCCCTTAGGTCGGTGATAGAGCAGTCATTTGGTATGTTAAAGATAAAGTGGCGCATTTTGTTGGGACTCCCCCATTATTCTGAGCGCAAACTGACAAAAATCATATTGGCTTGCTGTGGACTGTATAACTTCATTTGGAGAATGATAGTGATGATTTACACTACCATAtggatgaggaagaggaggaatggGCAGTGGATGAGGCAGATTAGGATGATGCCGAGGAGACAGGTAATGACGCGGCACGGATGTCGACATGAATGAAATTCGTGATGAAATAGCTAGAGGGTGCCGTTTGTCTTCACCTTCTAGAGCTGTGTAATTGCACGGTTGTTATATTTGTGCTATTCTTTTTATTACCGCAATAAGAACCTGTGTGAACAATGTTGTGATGAGCTGTTACTGTTGTTACTGATGGTGCATGTGATAATGTTGTAATAAGTAATTGCTGTAATTTGTGAGTGTTAGTTGTTGTACAGGTGTGAGAAAACCTTTTTGGTACACAAAAATTGGGTACATGTTGCAAAATTCAAAGCCTTGTTCTAGCCTCTAGAACAAACCATACAAGTCCCTAGTCTAGAAATCCTAGAACAGCCTAGAATTGGAGGATTCCTAGAATTCTAaccccaaaccaaacagggccaatatCAGGTGCCTGAGTTGTTCAGTTCCAGTGACATAACGTAGCAAACGCACAAACCCTGACAGCAGCCTAAACAATACCTTCAGGCAAAGAAGCAAATACCAGTGACATATAAAAGTTCTGCTTATTTTCAGCCACAAGTGAATTCAGCAATGCAATCACAAGGGAAATTAGCCAATCAGAAATCACATTCACAACCATATAGCAGTGCAGTAAACTATGTTTTTTTCAGACCAGCATTGGGCGATGATGATCGAGTGAAAACAGAGGATCCACATCAGACAATTACAAGGATCAAAGACAGCTAGCCGCTGCATTACCCAAAATGCTACTACATAGAACCAAGTACTAACTCTGATAGAAGCCTAAGAAACCATCAGAAAGAGCCAATTACTGCTGAAACGAAGCCTAAGAAATCATCAGAAAGAGCCAATTACTGCAGAAACGTAACCACTGCCTAATCAGTTCCAAAAATCCACAGGAGCCCATCAGAGAAGGCGCAATCGTTCTCACAGAAAACAAGGTTCACTGCATGAGCGGGCCAAGAAGTAGAAGCCCCCCCTTGCCAGCCGGTCGCCTACCAGAAGGCGCACACCGGGCACACGATGCGGTCAACGTAACGGCAAACAACGCACACGCAGTCATGCCTCCGTGgttgaagcagcggccgcgccggATAGTCACCGCAAGCCGGGCACCAGCCGTCGTCGAGCTCGTGATCGGGGCCGGGGCCGAACACTACGGGCTGGTAATGGAGTCTGACGGGAGCCCGCGGTGGCCGCTGGATGAGGCCGGGAAACCCGAATTGGGCGTTGCCGGCGTGGGGCACTGGCTGTGCCTGCGGTGGCCGCTGGAGGCCGAGAAGCCCGAGTTGGGCGTTGCCGGCGTGGGGCACCGGCTGTGCCTGCGGTGGCCGCTGGAGGCCGGGAAGCCCGAGTTGGGCTGCGGGCCGCCCTCCGGCTGCCCCGCCGCGCTCTCTCACCGGACGCGGGCGGAAGCCTGCATCACCTAGTGCTTCTGCCATGCGCCTGAGCTGAAGCCGGAGCTGCTGCTCGCTGGCATCGACGGGTGGAGCAAGTTGCGGGTGTTGTTGAGGCCGAGGGGCGCGCTGATCGTGGGGATGCACCTGCGGTGGTGGCCACTGGAGGCCGAGAAGCCCGAGTTGGGCGGCAGGCCGCCCTCCGGctccggccgccccgccgcgctctCCCACCGGGCGGATGCCGGCAGCAGCTAGTAGTTCCTCCATGCACGTgatctggagctggagctgctgCACGCTGGCACCGACGCTGGCACCGATCTGGAGCTGAGGCCTGGTTCCCGAGTCCTGCGCCTGCCCCGGGAGGCCGTGACGGGGATTGCTGCCTCCGAACACGACGCCGTGCTGAAGTCCCGCCGGGCGGAAGAGCGGCTCGTCGGCGACCGGGACGGAGCGCGGCGCGTTCTGGCCGGGGTTGGCTGCAGCAAACccaagaaatgagcaagaactccatAAACTGCACCAAGAAGAAGGGAAGCAAGATCGTGGCGCGCGTCGATTTTGATGGGCACCGACCTCGGACGCGCGGGACCTCGAGCGCGCTCCTGGAGGCGGAGCTGCCGGCGTCCCAGTTGCCGTACGTTTCTGCTCCCCCGTGGC
This window contains:
- the LOC120691842 gene encoding uncharacterized protein LOC120691842 codes for the protein MGDWNGNGILQYWFADPAARESVGSTSTRAAGTSGGEDGIGSTSTSASEGSPIRDRVNRCQNERRNAWLSALVADEPRVRLAGLQPAPRHGGAETYGNWDAGSSASRSALEVPRVRANPGQNAPRSVPVADEPLFRPAGLQHGVVFGGSNPRHGLPGQAQDSGTRPQLQIGASVGASVQQLQLQITCMEELLAAAGIRPVGERGGAAGAGGRPAAQLGLLGLQWPPPQVHPHDQRAPRPQQHPQLAPPVDASEQQLRLQLRRMAEALGDAGFRPRPVRERGGAAGGRPAAQLGLPGLQRPPQAQPVPHAGNAQLGLLGLQRPPQAQPVPHAGNAQFGFPGLIQRPPRAPVRLHYQPVVFGPGPDHELDDGWCPACGDYPARPLLQPRRHDCVCVVCRYVDRIVCPVCAFW